The DNA sequence CGACCGCTACGCCACCGCGGGCGTCACCGCCTTCCTCGGCGCCTACCGCTGAGGGGGCGCACTCCCCGTTGCCCCTTCCGGCCGTCAGGACACCGGCGAGAAGAACGTGGACTTGTGCCACGTCTCCTGTCGCAGGAGGTCAAGGAGGGTCATCTCCGCCGGACCCGCGCCGGGGCGGACCGCGGCGAAGACGGGCTGGGACACGACCGGGGACACCGGGCGCGCGAGGTGCTCGTGGCCGGGCGGTACCGCGGAGGCGGGGACGAGCGTCACCCCGAGCCCGTGCGCGGCCCAGCGCACGGCCGTCGCCGTCTGGGAGACGCGGGCGACCGTGGTCGGGGCCAGGTCGTTGTCCCGCAGCACCTCCCGCAGCACGCCGTCGAGCGCGCTGTTGTGGTCGAACCTCACCCACGGCTCCCGCTGAAGGTCCCGCAGTTCGACCCGGTCCGCGGCCAGCCGCGGGTGCCCGGCGGCCAGGACCACGACGAACTCCTCGTCGCCGAGGTGGTGGCCGTCGTACAGGCCCTCTTCGCACCGCCCGGCCATCAGGGCGAGGTCCAGCACGCCTCCGCGCGCGAGGCGCTCAAGGTCGGCGGGGTTCGGTTCCTCGAAGACGGTGATCTCAAGGCGCGGGAAGCGCAGGCGCAGCGCGCTCAGCGCGCCCGGCAGCTGCCGCGTGCCCAGGCCCATCTGCGCCGCGACCGCCAGCTCCCCCACCAGCTCGTCGGCACCGGACCGCGCCGTCGCCCGCGCCCGCCGTGCCGCGCTCACCGCGACCTCCGCGTCGCGCAGGAACGCGCGGCCGACCACGGTGGGCACGAGGCCGGACGGCGTGCGGGTGAACAGCGTCACGCCGAGCTCCCGTTCCAGGCCCCGGATCTGCTGGGACACCGACGGTTGAGCCACACGCAGCAGCTCCGCCGCCGCCGTCACCGAGCCCTCCTCGGCAACGGCCAAGGCGTACTCGAACTGACGAAGGCTCATCGGCTCCCGTCCCCTCACTGCGGTGGGCCGCGGCCCACCGCGTCGTCATCGGCGTCGTCGTACTAGTAGACGTACTAGTAAGTGACCTTGTTCTTCCGTTATTTCCTCCGGATTTCCGCCAGGAACGGGACG is a window from the Streptomyces spectabilis genome containing:
- a CDS encoding LysR family transcriptional regulator, whose product is MSLRQFEYALAVAEEGSVTAAAELLRVAQPSVSQQIRGLERELGVTLFTRTPSGLVPTVVGRAFLRDAEVAVSAARRARATARSGADELVGELAVAAQMGLGTRQLPGALSALRLRFPRLEITVFEEPNPADLERLARGGVLDLALMAGRCEEGLYDGHHLGDEEFVVVLAAGHPRLAADRVELRDLQREPWVRFDHNSALDGVLREVLRDNDLAPTTVARVSQTATAVRWAAHGLGVTLVPASAVPPGHEHLARPVSPVVSQPVFAAVRPGAGPAEMTLLDLLRQETWHKSTFFSPVS